Part of the Tepiditoga spiralis genome, TACAATGACAAAATCATTCCAACAACTAATTCAGCAACAGATAATGAATTAGCTCCAGGTGTATTGATAACTTGTATATTTTTTGATTTAGCTGTTTCTAAATCTATATTATCAAGTCCCATACCAGCTCTACCTATTATTTTTAACTTTGGTGCTGCTTCTATTATATCTTTTGTTACTTTTGTGGCACTTCTTACAACTAAAACATCCATTTCAGTGGCTTTTTCTTTTAAAACTTCTGGTTCATAGTGTTCAACAGTTATTTTAATTTCTGGAAGAAGTTCTTTTAATTTATCTGTAGCATCTTGTGCAAGAGGATCGTTTATGTGAAGCCACATATTAAACACCAGCCTTTAAAAATACTTCTTCAGCTGCTTTTACAGCAGATCCTAATTCAACATTATATCCAGCTTTTTTAAATGCCATTTCAAGGGCACTTAATCCAACTATAACATCAAATTGAGACATGTATCCAAGATGAGCTATTCTGATTATTTTTCCTTTAACGTGGTCTTGACCACCTGCAAATGTAACTCCCCAATTATCTCTTAAATCTTTTACAAGTTTTGCACCGTCAATACCTTCGGGAACTTTAACAGATGTTAAAACATTTCCAGGTCTTTTTGCAAATAATTCAAGTCCCATTGCTTTTACTCCAGCTCTTGTTGCATCAGCCATTAAAGCATGTCTTTCCCAAATATTTTCAATACCTTCTTCGTTCAACATTTCAACAGCTTTTTTAAGTTGATAACCAAGGTTAACTGGTGGTGTGTATGGTGAATCTGGATATTTTTTTATGTAAGCATTTAAGTCAAAGTAGTATCTTGGACTCTTACAGTTTTTAATTACTTCTTCAGCTTTCTTACTAACTGATATTAAAGCAACACCTGGAGGCATCATGAAACCCTTTTGAACACCTGTAACGACAACATCAATATTCCATTCGTCCATTTTCAAAGGTTGTGCCAAAAGTCCAGAGATTGTATCAACAACCATTACAGCCTTTGTATCTTTTACTATTTCTGCAATTTCTTTTACTGGATGTACAACTCCTGTTGAAGTTTCACTCAATGTAGTAAATACAGCCTTTACATCAGGATTTGCATCTAATACTTCTTTAATTTGTTCTGGAGCTACAGCTTCTCCCCAGTTTAATTTTATTTCAATCA contains:
- a CDS encoding pyridoxal-phosphate-dependent aminotransferase family protein, which produces MAKMIRKNYLMAPGPTPVPFDVLLAGAQDTIHHRTPQYVSIQKEALEGAKKLFVTENNVMLLSSSGTGAMEAAVANLVEKGDKVIVVSAGKFGERWALLCKKFESNMIEIKLNWGEAVAPEQIKEVLDANPDVKAVFTTLSETSTGVVHPVKEIAEIVKDTKAVMVVDTISGLLAQPLKMDEWNIDVVVTGVQKGFMMPPGVALISVSKKAEEVIKNCKSPRYYFDLNAYIKKYPDSPYTPPVNLGYQLKKAVEMLNEEGIENIWERHALMADATRAGVKAMGLELFAKRPGNVLTSVKVPEGIDGAKLVKDLRDNWGVTFAGGQDHVKGKIIRIAHLGYMSQFDVIVGLSALEMAFKKAGYNVELGSAVKAAEEVFLKAGV